Proteins from one Sphingopyxis terrae subsp. terrae NBRC 15098 genomic window:
- a CDS encoding glucose 1-dehydrogenase produces the protein MTGRLEGKVALVTGAGSGLGAAIARRFADEGARVIVSDVNLAAASEVARHFGGGAVALRIDVADPADWAATLPVIEDAFGALHILVNNAGICLTGSVEEISIEDWKRTHAIDLDGVFYGMRSCLPLMRQSGGGAILNISSISGIVAAGNLAAYNSAKAAVRHLTKSVALHCAKMGGKITCNSLHPTFIDTPLLDGLTAGQAREDVLAKLARQIPLGRVGVPGDVANAALYFCSDEASFVTGAELVIDGGLSAM, from the coding sequence ATGACAGGCAGGCTGGAAGGCAAGGTGGCGCTGGTCACCGGCGCGGGATCGGGGCTCGGCGCGGCGATAGCGCGGCGCTTCGCGGACGAAGGCGCACGCGTGATCGTCTCCGATGTCAATCTCGCGGCAGCGAGCGAGGTTGCTCGCCATTTCGGCGGCGGAGCGGTGGCGTTGAGGATCGACGTTGCCGATCCGGCCGATTGGGCAGCCACCTTGCCGGTTATAGAGGACGCCTTCGGAGCACTTCACATCCTCGTGAACAACGCCGGAATCTGCTTGACGGGTTCGGTCGAAGAAATCTCGATCGAGGACTGGAAGCGGACGCACGCCATCGATCTCGATGGGGTCTTCTATGGCATGCGCAGCTGCCTGCCGCTGATGCGACAGAGCGGCGGCGGCGCGATCCTGAATATCTCGTCGATTTCGGGGATTGTCGCGGCGGGCAACCTCGCCGCCTACAATTCGGCTAAGGCGGCGGTGCGTCACCTGACCAAGTCGGTCGCGCTACACTGCGCCAAAATGGGCGGCAAGATCACCTGCAATTCGCTCCATCCGACCTTCATCGACACACCCTTGCTCGACGGGCTGACGGCGGGGCAGGCGCGCGAAGATGTCCTGGCCAAGCTTGCCCGCCAGATTCCGCTCGGGCGTGTCGGCGTGCCTGGCGATGTCGCGAACGCCGCGCTCTATTTCTGTTCGGACGAAGCAAGCTTCGTGACGGGTGCCGAGCTAGTGATCGATGGCGGACTTTCGGCGATGTGA